The proteins below come from a single Granulicella sibirica genomic window:
- a CDS encoding AAA family ATPase yields the protein MASLLFLEGGKSTYNINVGVVQESKTLTTASQQYWAQRQAKTFSQLTRVQVDTSSSTAELDWIKFCRANTTFLDRLLWRGVDRLEKALRVYWKGNKTLSKEARRLFGKDAAIEILIPLSHIPLRFVVISPRSAELQIRTSDNADGVKAFQLGRPYVSVSWKGQGFFVITPTGEQVVMQTYYIDHPSLGHWSTDDVLPNLFADTVREFSAELDAVSTHFGPMLRLLNNRDLLEKIDGSLRRMRDSAEAWSLVHLPESQKLEILRALELFESCDAAAPRGLLLTGPSGVGKSLLGKTIAETVGRSFQHLTPASLKLDHLGGSGRRVREVWEEARRHQPSILYLDECEGVLGRRGAAETDAISTEIVQAFLAEWDGLDKSDRVWVIGATNRRDLLDDAIVSRFGWEMQIKLPSEDDRISILHQELKSAGVEATLPAGFSALTQGMSGRDLQDAAKTARRMAHPDPPTVEQIQEAVNKLRKGQNTRVSVHSKWENLVLDQKILGRLKLISGLLRNPEKWIEQGVSIPHSLLLEGAPGTGKTEIARTLANESGLAFHAATTADLKANYLGHSGNRVKKLFEMARSHSPCILFFDELHIVAPDRSLGGDDPMTREIVGQLLQEIDGVQAQSEHVLLIGATNRPSDIDSGILSRFSERLTIPLPDREGRIRLLSIFLAGRKLDFPLYNGAALLADLTKEKDLSGRDLRNWIASAEQSALVRAMDSSNPEQYVITLDDFLSVS from the coding sequence ATGGCGTCATTGCTATTTCTGGAAGGGGGTAAATCGACCTACAATATCAACGTAGGTGTTGTTCAGGAGTCGAAGACTTTGACGACTGCTTCACAACAATACTGGGCTCAACGGCAGGCCAAAACTTTCAGCCAACTGACGCGTGTTCAGGTGGACACCTCCAGTTCAACTGCGGAACTGGACTGGATAAAGTTTTGCAGAGCGAATACGACCTTTCTTGACCGCCTCCTTTGGAGGGGCGTTGATCGCCTTGAGAAGGCCCTCCGCGTCTATTGGAAGGGGAATAAGACTCTTTCCAAGGAAGCACGGCGTCTGTTCGGAAAAGACGCTGCCATAGAGATTTTGATTCCCCTCTCGCATATTCCCCTGCGTTTTGTAGTGATTTCGCCACGCTCTGCTGAACTTCAAATTCGCACCTCGGACAATGCAGACGGGGTTAAAGCCTTTCAGCTTGGCAGACCGTATGTTTCTGTCTCGTGGAAGGGCCAAGGCTTCTTTGTAATCACTCCCACGGGGGAGCAAGTGGTGATGCAAACCTATTACATCGACCATCCGTCTCTTGGGCATTGGTCAACCGACGACGTGTTGCCAAATCTTTTCGCTGACACGGTAAGAGAGTTCTCGGCAGAGCTAGATGCTGTATCAACGCACTTTGGACCTATGCTTCGTCTATTGAATAATCGCGACCTCCTTGAGAAAATCGACGGTTCTCTGCGGCGGATGCGGGATTCTGCCGAAGCGTGGAGCCTAGTTCATCTCCCCGAATCGCAAAAGCTCGAAATTTTGCGTGCCTTGGAACTTTTCGAGAGCTGTGATGCTGCCGCACCACGCGGCTTACTTCTCACTGGCCCCTCGGGAGTTGGCAAGTCACTGCTTGGAAAGACCATCGCGGAAACAGTTGGACGCAGTTTCCAACATCTCACTCCCGCCTCACTCAAGTTGGATCATCTTGGTGGCAGTGGTCGCAGGGTTCGAGAGGTTTGGGAAGAGGCCCGACGGCATCAACCCTCGATTCTCTATCTAGACGAGTGCGAAGGGGTGCTTGGACGCCGCGGTGCCGCAGAAACGGACGCCATCTCCACGGAGATTGTTCAAGCATTCCTTGCCGAATGGGACGGTCTGGACAAGTCCGATCGAGTCTGGGTGATCGGTGCCACGAACCGGCGCGATCTATTGGACGACGCTATCGTTTCTCGATTTGGGTGGGAGATGCAGATTAAGCTTCCATCCGAGGACGATCGAATCAGCATACTGCATCAGGAATTGAAGAGCGCTGGCGTAGAAGCCACCCTTCCGGCAGGTTTTAGTGCTCTCACCCAAGGAATGAGTGGCCGCGATCTTCAGGATGCCGCGAAAACGGCCCGAAGGATGGCTCATCCCGATCCGCCGACGGTGGAGCAGATACAAGAAGCCGTCAACAAGCTGCGGAAGGGGCAAAACACCAGGGTCTCAGTCCACTCGAAGTGGGAGAACCTTGTTCTTGACCAGAAGATATTAGGTCGTCTGAAACTCATCAGCGGGCTCCTGAGAAATCCTGAAAAGTGGATTGAGCAGGGCGTTTCAATCCCGCATTCTCTTCTGTTAGAAGGTGCTCCCGGAACCGGGAAGACGGAAATCGCACGTACCCTTGCGAACGAGAGTGGTTTGGCTTTTCATGCTGCAACGACAGCGGACCTCAAGGCTAATTACCTCGGACACAGCGGAAATCGGGTCAAGAAGCTTTTTGAGATGGCGAGGTCGCACTCACCGTGCATCCTATTTTTCGACGAACTCCACATCGTGGCTCCGGACAGGAGTCTCGGGGGCGATGATCCGATGACCAGAGAGATTGTCGGGCAGTTGCTCCAGGAGATCGACGGCGTTCAAGCCCAGTCGGAGCACGTCCTTCTGATTGGGGCGACGAACCGACCGAGTGATATCGATTCAGGAATACTTAGCCGCTTCTCGGAGCGACTGACGATTCCGCTTCCTGACCGCGAGGGTCGAATTCGCTTGCTTTCGATCTTCCTTGCTGGGAGGAAATTGGATTTCCCGTTGTACAACGGTGCTGCCCTCCTCGCCGACCTAACTAAGGAGAAGGACCTCAGCGGACGTGATTTGAGGAACTGGATTGCTTCCGCAGAGCAAAGTGCGCTTGTTCGAGCGATGGATAGTAGTAATCCAGAGCAATATGTCATTACGCTGGATGACTTTTTGTCGGTTTCTTGA